The Polaribacter sp. MED152 region ATGAACTGTTTTTATCTAAAAGGTTTATATACGATTCAAACATCTGTTGATAATCACCTTTTTCTCCATAAATCTGGGCAATTTGAAAGTTATAGTTAACATTCGGATTTTTCTGCATGGCTTTTTCATACGCCAATATTGCATTATCTAAAAGGTTGTAATCTTTAAAAAGCCTACCCATAATGCCTCCATAATTGGCAAATTCTTCTAAAGAGTTTATTGCTTTTTTATAGTTCGCATTTGCCAATTCTTTTAATTGTTGTCTATCAAAATTATAGCCTAATAAAACGTACAAATAACTATGAGTTGCATTTTCTTTAATTCTATTTTTTAATAAATTTTCTGCAACATCAAATTTATCTGTTTCTTGGTAGCAAGAAATTAGGCGTGTTAAATAGGTAGTATTGAATGAACTTTTTTGATAAAGCTTCTCAAAAATTTGAGTTGCTTTTTCGTATTCTCCTTGCCTATAGTAGGTTTCTGCTAAATAAAAACTGTTTTGATCTTCACTCTGTGCAAAAGACAAACAACTAATTAATATAAAAAAGGTTAGGAAAATTTGTTTCATACTTTTCAAAGATAATCAACATAAATGTTAATTTTTTACTAAACAAACCTTATTTAGATGAATTGTCTGTAACATTTTGGCACGAATGTTGTCTATATGATAAATAACTAAACTAATAAGATTATGAAAGATCTAACTAACAAATACGAAAACGCAAAATCTAGCTCTATAGAGTTTATGAAAAACGGACAAATAAGTGCTTATTTAAACTCGCTTTTAGAGATGAATAAATACAAGAGATTAATGGTAGCAATTACTGCTAATTAATCATATCAAAACCAGTATAAGGAATCAAGACTTCCGGAACTTGAATTCCATTTTCTGTTTGATAATTCTCTAAAATTCCAGCTAATACACGTGGTAAAGCCAATGAGCTACCATTTAACGTGTGTGCTAATTCGCTTTTACCTTCTTTGTTCTTAAAACGAAGTTTTAATCTGTTTGCCTGAAAAGTTTCAAAATTAGAGGCAGAACTAATTTCTAACCATCTATCTTGAGCTGTAGAAAACAATTCAAAATCGAAAGTTAAAGCAGAAGTAAAACCTGTATCTCCACCACACAAACGTAAAATTCTGTAAGGTAATTTAAGCTCTCTTAGAATATTTTTAATGTGTTCAACCATTCCATCTAAAGCCTTGTAAGAATTTTCTGGGTGCTCTACTCTTACAATTTCTACTTTATCAAATTGATGCAATCTGTTTAAACCACGAACGTGAGCACCATAACTACCAGCTTCGCGTCTAAAACAAGGTGTATAACCAGTTAAAGCAATTGGAAAATCTGATTCTTGAACCAAATCTCCACGAAACATATTTGTAATTGGTACTTCTGCAGTTGGTATTAAATACAAATCATCTACAGTTGAATGATACATTTGACCATCTTTATCTGGCAATTGCCCAGTTGCAGTTGCAGAAGCTGTATTTACCAAATGTGGCACTTGAACTTCTTTATAACCAGCAGCTGTATTTTTATCTAAAAAATAATTGATTAGAGCACGTTGTAACCTTGCTCCTTTTCCTTTATAAACAGGAAAACCAGCACCAGAAATTTTAGTACCCAATTCAAAATCAATAATATCGTATTTTTTGGCCAACTCCCAATGAGGAAGTGCATGATCTCCTAAATTAGGGATAGTGCCTTCACTAAAAATGTTCTCATTGTCTTCTTCTGAAGAGCCTGCTTTTACAGAAGCATGAGGTACATTTGGTATTTGATACAAAAGTTGGTCTAATTCATCAGAAAATTGAGACAGTTTTTCAGACAATTCTTTAGAACTCTCTTTTAATTGCCCTGTTTTTTCTTTTAAAACATTAGCCTCTTGCGCTTTTCCTGTTTTGTACAAGTTACCAATTTCTTTAGATAGTTTATTAGATTCTGCTAAGGTATTATCAAGCTCAACTTGTGTAGCTCTTCTGTTTTCATCTGCAGTTAAAACTTGTTCAATAAGTGTTTCAGCATTAGCAAAATTACGTTTTGCTAAACCTTCTAAAACTTTGGTTTTATTTTCTCTAATAAACTGTACTTGTAACATTTTTTCGATGTTTTATAAGCCGCAAATATACACGAAGATTAAGACTTTGGCAATCTACTTTTAGAGATTGTTTTTAATGTAATCTCTTGCAATATGTTCGTCTTTTTTAAGTTGATGAATTAGTAAATCTAAAGATTCGAATTTTTGTTCGTCTCTTAAAAAGTATAGCAATTCTATGGTTAAATTTTGATGATATAAATCTTTATTAAAATCAAAGAAATGTACTTCTATGGTTTGATGATTTCCATTAACAGTTGGCCTGTTGCCAATATTCATCATTCCAAACACTTCTTCTTTATCAATTGTAGATTTTACAACATATACCCCAGTTTTCGGAATTAATTTGTAATCCTCCTTAATATCAATATTTGCAGTTGGATAGCCAATTTTACCTCCTAATTTTTTGCCATTTACAACATTACCATTTAGCATAAAATTATAACCCAAATAATGGTTGGCCGTTTTTAAGTTACCTTCATGTAAGGCACGTCTAATTTTTGTGGAGCTTACAGAAACATCATCAATATCTTGTGCAGGTATTTCTTCTACCTTAAAATCGTATAAATGGCTGTATTCTGTTAATTGAGTTATGTTACCTTCTCTATTTTTACCAAAATGATGATCATACCCAATAATTAGTTTTGATATGTTTAGTTGATTTACCAAAATATTTCTAACAAACTCTAAAGCTGTGGTTCTAGAAAAAGCTCTACTAAAGGGATGAATTATCAGGTAATCTAACCCTGTTTTTTCTAATAAATTTGCTCTTTCGTTGATGGTATTTATCAATTCTATAGACGCATCTTTCTGCAAAACCATCCTTGGATGAGGAAAAAACGTCAATAAAACTGATTTTTTTTGCTCTTTTTTTGCTTCAGAAACTAATTTTTCGATAATTTTTTGATGCCCAAAATGTACACCATCAAAAGTACCAATTGTTACAAAAGTTTTCTCTTCTGAAGAAAAGCTAGAAGTTTTTTGAAAAATTTTCAAGAAAATACTGTTTTACATTACAAATGTACAATATCTAGAAATTAAAAAAAGACTTTTGTATTATCATTTTACACTAATTATATACTAAATAAAACTACTGATAATTGTTAAAATGATAAATTTAATAATCAATTATTCTGAAATTCAAAAAAAATTGTATTTTGCGTAGAAGTTAACAAACAATTCAAATTATGATAAAAAAGACTTTACTCTTGGTATTTATAGCATTTGCTAGTTTATCAATGGGTGCACAAACTACTATTACTGGTGTAGTTAAAGATGCTAAAACAGGTGAAACACTTCCTGGTGCAAATATTAAAATTTCGAGAAAAGCGGTTGGTACAAACACCGATTTTGATGGAAAATTTGTTTTAACAACAACTGATGTGCCCCCTTTTACATTAGAAATATCAATGTTAGGGTTTCAAACAGAAGAGGTTCAGATTACAAAAAACAATCAAGAAGTTACTGTAATGCTTAAAGAAAATGAAACTGCTTTAGATGAAATTGTAGTTTCTGCTTCTAGAACACCTGAGCGTATTATGGAATCTCCTGTAACCGTAGAAAGAATGGATACTAGAGCAATTAAAAACACCTCTGCTCCTTCTTTTTATGATGGGTTAGAAAATTTGAAAGGTGTTGATATTAATACAAACAGTTTAACGTTTAAATCTGTAAATACTCGTGGTTTTGCAACATTTGCAAATACACGTTTTATGCAGTTGGTAGATGGTATGGACAATTCATCACCAGCCTTAAACTTTGCAATTGGTAACTTATTAGGTATGTCTGAGTTAGACGTAAAAACGGTAGAATTATTACCTGGTGCATCTTCTGCATTATATGGTGCAAACGCATTTAACGGTATTATGTTCATGACTAGTAAAAGTCCTTTTGACGATCAAGGAATTAGCGTTTCTGTTAAAGGAGGTTATACAAGTCAAGAAGCTGCAGGTACAAATGAGTTTTACGACATGAATATTAGAATGGCGTATGCGTTTTCAGATAAATTTGCTGCAAAAGCAACTTTAGCCTATTTAGATGGTACAGAATGGTTTGCTACAGATTATAGAAACAATAGAGAAGGTACTTCTGTTGATGGTGACTATATTGCTGGTACAAGAGAAACTGATCTTAACTACGATGGTTTAAATATTTATGGTGATGAAGTTACAACAAACATAAATGGTGTTGCACAAACTTTAGAAGGTTTAGGTATTATACCTAATGGTTCTTCTGCTTTAATACCAAGTGTTGATGTAAGTAGAACTGGTTATGAAGAAAGAGATTTAATGACTTACGAAGCTAAAAGTGTAAAGTTTGGTGGTTCTTTAAACTACAGACCTTTTGGTGATGATCGTTTAGAAATTATTTGGAACTCGAAATTTGGTGTTGGTAATACAATTTATCAAGGTACAAATAGATATAACATTCAAGACTTTTACTTAGCTCAGCACAAATTAGAGTTTAGAGGTAAAAACTTTTTTGTAAGAGGTTATGTAACTAATGAAGATGCAGGTAATTCTTACGATACTCGTTTTGCAGCAATTAACATTAACAGAGCTTGGAAAGACGATAACACTTGGTTTGGTGAATATGTTGGTGCTTATTTAACAGGTACTTTAGGAGGTTTAAACTCAGATCAATCTCATGCTTTGGCAAGACAAACTGCTGAAACAGGAAGATTTGAGCCAGGAACACCAGAATTTCAAGCTGCTTTTAATAGAGTAACTTCAGATCCAGATTTAGTAACTGGTTCAAAATTCCAAGATCAAACTAAATTATATCATGGAGATGTAAACTACAATTTTCAAGATGTTATAGATTGGGCAGAGTTTCAAGTAGGTGGTTCTTATAGAAGATATTCATTAAATTCTAATGGAAGCATTTTTACAGATTATGATGGGCCAATTGATTATGATGAATATGGTGTGTATACTCAAATGCAGAAAAAGTTTTTAGAAGACGATCGTTTAAAGTTTACAGCGTCTATTCGTTATGATAAAGCTCAAAACTTTGATGGTAATTTCTCACCAAGAGTTTCTTTAGCATATGCAGGTGGTGAAAATAAAAACCAAAACTTTAGAGCATCTTTCCAAACAGGTTTTAGAAACCCAACAACTCAAGATCAATATATTGGTTTAAATGCAGGTAGAGCATACTTAGTAGGTTCTGCACCAGACAATTTAGACAGATATCAAACACAACCATTATTGGTTAGTGGATTTGGACAAGGTATATTAGGTACAGCAACAACTACTGTTTCAGGTAGAGCAGCATATGAAAACTCTTTTGCAGCATCATCTGTAACTGCAGGTGCACCAGTAGCAGCAAATGTAGATTTAGTAGCTCCAGAAAAAGTAACTGCTTACGAAGTTGGTTATAGAGGTTTAGTAAATGCAGGTTCACAAAGAATTACTGTAGATTTAAGTGCTTACTATAACAGTTATGAAGATTTTATCTCTGGTAAAAACGTAATTACTCCTTTTTACGGAACTGTAGGTGATAATTCATTATCATTAGCAGCATTAGCTAATGGAGATTTTACGGTATTTCAAACTTATACAAACACAGCAGCAGATATTAGTTCTTATGGTGCTTCAATTGGTTTAAATACAAAAATACTTAACGGTTTCGATTTAGGATTAAATTATACATATGCAAAGTTTGACTTTGATAGAGATTCAGATCCAGATTTTGAACCAGGATTTAATACACCAGAACATAAAGTAAAAGTTCAATTCGGAAAAACTGATTTATTTGAAAACTTTGGTTTCAATATTAATTTAAGATGGCAAGATGAGTATTTATGGGAGTCTACTTTTATGGATGCTACAATCGAAGGAAGAACTGTTTTAGATGCTCAAATCAACTATTCTGTGCCAAGCATTAAGTCTATATTTAAATTAGGTGGAGCTAACTTAACAGGTCAAGAATACTTAAGTGCTCCAGGTGTTGGTGCAATAGGTTCTCAGTACTACCTTTCTTGGACAATAAATAACTAATAATAATTAAAATATTTTATGAAAAATTATAAATATATATCACTTTTTTTACTGTCATTAGGACTTATTTCTTGTGATGTAAATAATGAATTAGATGAAATTCAAGCTGAGCCTGTAGAACAGGTAGAGTTGAATACAAACGGATTAGATTTTTCTTCGTATGTTTCTGTAGGTGCTTCTTTTACAGCAGGTTTTACAGATAATGCCTTATTTATTGCAGCACAAGAAAATTCTTTTCCAAATATCCTAGCAGGTAAATTTGGAACTAATTTTGCACAACCATTAATGAATGATAATATTGGTGGACTTTTATTTGCAGGAAATGTAATTCAAGGACCAAGATTGTTTTTTGATGGTGCAGGTCCAGCTGGTTTGCCAGCTACACCTTCTACAGAGGTTACTTCTGCATTATCAGGTGGCTTTAATAACTATGGTGTTCCAGGCGCAAAAAGTTTTCATTTTGTAGCTTCAGGTTATGGTAATGTTCAAGGTGTGCCAGTTGGTTTGGCTAATCCATACTTTGCAAGAATGGCTTCTAGTGCTTCTGCAACAGTTTTAGGAGACGCTATGGCTCAATCACCAACCTTTTTCACATTATCTGAAATTGGTGGTAATGATGTTTTAGGATACGCTTTATCTGGTGGTATAGGAGTTGATCAAACAGGAAATTTCGACCCAACAACTTATGGTGGTTCAGATATTACAGATCCAAATGTATTTGCACAAGTATTTACAACAATGGTTTCTACATTAACTTCTGGTGGAGCAAAAGGTGTTGTGGCTAACGTACCTTACATTACAGACTTAGCTTATTTTACAACTGTACCTCATAATGCAATTCCTTTAGATGCAGGAACAGCTGCTGTAGTAAATGGTGCTTATGCTCCATATAATGCAGGTATACAGCAAGCTTTTGGAGCTTTAGTACAATTAGGTGTAATGACGCAAGAAATGGCTGCAGCTGAAATTGCTAAAAGAACTATTTCATTTTCAGCAGGTCAGAATGCGGTTGTAATTATCGATGAAGATTTAACAGATTTAGAAGCGCTTAATCCTGCTTTTGCTGGCTTAAAGCAATTCAGACAAGCTACTGCAGATGATTTATTAGTATTAACTAGTTCTTCTTTTATTGGTACTTTAGCTGACCCTAACAATCCATTATCAGTAAATGGAGTAGGTGTAGCTTTAGCTGATCAATGGGTTGTAACACCAGAAGAGCAATTAGCAATTAAAACTGCTACAGATGCATATAATGCTACAATAGAGGCAACAGCTTCAGCAAATCCTAATGTTGCATTAGTAGATTTTAAAGCTGTTTTAGAAGAGGCTTCTATGGGTATTATGTTTGATGATTATACATTAACTACAAGCTTAGTTACAGGAGGTTTAATTAGTTTAGATGGTGTTCATTTAACAGCTAGAGGTTATGCTTTAATGGCTAATAAAATTATGGCTGCTATGGATGCTGATTTTGGAACTAACTTTACTTCTGCTACTGGAGGTTTAGCGGTGGCAGGAGATTATCCTACCAATTATTCACCAGCACTTAGATAGTAGTTTAATACAAAAAAATAAAGGGTTGAAAACGTTGTTTTTCAACCCTTTATTTTTTAATTACAGATATTTTAAAAAAAGTATTTGCAGGGTTAATAAAACTTATTATATTTGCACCTCTCTAATAACAATTTAGAGATTGTTCATTAAAATAAGACTGCGAAAGTAGCTCAGGGGTAGAGCATCACCTTGCCAAGGTGAGGGTCGCGGGTTCAAATCCCGTCTTTCGCTCTAAACCATATAAAATTTCCATGCTGAAGTGGTGGAATTGGTAG contains the following coding sequences:
- the serS gene encoding serine--tRNA ligase, which gives rise to MLQVQFIRENKTKVLEGLAKRNFANAETLIEQVLTADENRRATQVELDNTLAESNKLSKEIGNLYKTGKAQEANVLKEKTGQLKESSKELSEKLSQFSDELDQLLYQIPNVPHASVKAGSSEEDNENIFSEGTIPNLGDHALPHWELAKKYDIIDFELGTKISGAGFPVYKGKGARLQRALINYFLDKNTAAGYKEVQVPHLVNTASATATGQLPDKDGQMYHSTVDDLYLIPTAEVPITNMFRGDLVQESDFPIALTGYTPCFRREAGSYGAHVRGLNRLHQFDKVEIVRVEHPENSYKALDGMVEHIKNILRELKLPYRILRLCGGDTGFTSALTFDFELFSTAQDRWLEISSASNFETFQANRLKLRFKNKEGKSELAHTLNGSSLALPRVLAGILENYQTENGIQVPEVLIPYTGFDMIN
- a CDS encoding bifunctional riboflavin kinase/FAD synthetase — encoded protein: MKIFQKTSSFSSEEKTFVTIGTFDGVHFGHQKIIEKLVSEAKKEQKKSVLLTFFPHPRMVLQKDASIELINTINERANLLEKTGLDYLIIHPFSRAFSRTTALEFVRNILVNQLNISKLIIGYDHHFGKNREGNITQLTEYSHLYDFKVEEIPAQDIDDVSVSSTKIRRALHEGNLKTANHYLGYNFMLNGNVVNGKKLGGKIGYPTANIDIKEDYKLIPKTGVYVVKSTIDKEEVFGMMNIGNRPTVNGNHQTIEVHFFDFNKDLYHQNLTIELLYFLRDEQKFESLDLLIHQLKKDEHIARDYIKNNL
- a CDS encoding TonB-dependent receptor, encoding MIKKTLLLVFIAFASLSMGAQTTITGVVKDAKTGETLPGANIKISRKAVGTNTDFDGKFVLTTTDVPPFTLEISMLGFQTEEVQITKNNQEVTVMLKENETALDEIVVSASRTPERIMESPVTVERMDTRAIKNTSAPSFYDGLENLKGVDINTNSLTFKSVNTRGFATFANTRFMQLVDGMDNSSPALNFAIGNLLGMSELDVKTVELLPGASSALYGANAFNGIMFMTSKSPFDDQGISVSVKGGYTSQEAAGTNEFYDMNIRMAYAFSDKFAAKATLAYLDGTEWFATDYRNNREGTSVDGDYIAGTRETDLNYDGLNIYGDEVTTNINGVAQTLEGLGIIPNGSSALIPSVDVSRTGYEERDLMTYEAKSVKFGGSLNYRPFGDDRLEIIWNSKFGVGNTIYQGTNRYNIQDFYLAQHKLEFRGKNFFVRGYVTNEDAGNSYDTRFAAININRAWKDDNTWFGEYVGAYLTGTLGGLNSDQSHALARQTAETGRFEPGTPEFQAAFNRVTSDPDLVTGSKFQDQTKLYHGDVNYNFQDVIDWAEFQVGGSYRRYSLNSNGSIFTDYDGPIDYDEYGVYTQMQKKFLEDDRLKFTASIRYDKAQNFDGNFSPRVSLAYAGGENKNQNFRASFQTGFRNPTTQDQYIGLNAGRAYLVGSAPDNLDRYQTQPLLVSGFGQGILGTATTTVSGRAAYENSFAASSVTAGAPVAANVDLVAPEKVTAYEVGYRGLVNAGSQRITVDLSAYYNSYEDFISGKNVITPFYGTVGDNSLSLAALANGDFTVFQTYTNTAADISSYGASIGLNTKILNGFDLGLNYTYAKFDFDRDSDPDFEPGFNTPEHKVKVQFGKTDLFENFGFNINLRWQDEYLWESTFMDATIEGRTVLDAQINYSVPSIKSIFKLGGANLTGQEYLSAPGVGAIGSQYYLSWTINN
- a CDS encoding SGNH/GDSL hydrolase family protein; translation: MKNYKYISLFLLSLGLISCDVNNELDEIQAEPVEQVELNTNGLDFSSYVSVGASFTAGFTDNALFIAAQENSFPNILAGKFGTNFAQPLMNDNIGGLLFAGNVIQGPRLFFDGAGPAGLPATPSTEVTSALSGGFNNYGVPGAKSFHFVASGYGNVQGVPVGLANPYFARMASSASATVLGDAMAQSPTFFTLSEIGGNDVLGYALSGGIGVDQTGNFDPTTYGGSDITDPNVFAQVFTTMVSTLTSGGAKGVVANVPYITDLAYFTTVPHNAIPLDAGTAAVVNGAYAPYNAGIQQAFGALVQLGVMTQEMAAAEIAKRTISFSAGQNAVVIIDEDLTDLEALNPAFAGLKQFRQATADDLLVLTSSSFIGTLADPNNPLSVNGVGVALADQWVVTPEEQLAIKTATDAYNATIEATASANPNVALVDFKAVLEEASMGIMFDDYTLTTSLVTGGLISLDGVHLTARGYALMANKIMAAMDADFGTNFTSATGGLAVAGDYPTNYSPALR